Proteins encoded within one genomic window of Flavobacterium gilvum:
- a CDS encoding rhamnogalacturonan acetylesterase — protein MAQIRTSLLIAFFCFLMPCKFFAKHCDSILEKQKSFLQKNNNQDTAKSQLFYFGSAKKSNKDTAISTSLVYNPSTGYGFDLNSASNVSFSTNSFLTEKPTYFSVKVPEGNYQVEVTLGSDKTASNVTIKAESRRLMLKELALKKGEKITKIFNVNIRSIRIDDANSMNIKDREKDDLNWDDKLTLEFLGNVSVQSIKITAVNNLTVVYLAGDSTVTDQDIEPWASWGQFITNYFDKNVSIANYAVSGSALSSFKGSNRLKKIMSVIKPGDYLMVEFAHNDEKIKGEENGPWKSYSDLLTEYIQLAKAKGAFPILVTPTQRRAFNSDGTLKPTHGDFPDAMRAVAKKMNVPLIDITQMTTTLYEKWGDEPSRKAFVQYPANTFPGQEKTLEDNTHFNSFGANEIALCVTKGIRDLDIPLKKFLTNETSLYNPQNPNYISNWTLPMSTRFEIVKPEGN, from the coding sequence TTGGCACAAATCAGAACATCATTACTGATCGCTTTTTTTTGTTTCCTTATGCCCTGTAAATTCTTTGCTAAGCATTGTGACAGCATTTTAGAAAAACAAAAAAGCTTTCTTCAAAAGAATAATAATCAGGACACGGCAAAATCGCAACTGTTTTATTTTGGCTCTGCCAAAAAATCGAATAAAGACACTGCAATCAGCACTTCTCTGGTTTACAACCCTAGCACCGGTTATGGATTTGATTTAAATTCTGCGTCAAACGTATCGTTTTCTACCAACTCTTTTCTTACTGAAAAACCTACCTATTTCTCGGTAAAAGTTCCTGAAGGAAATTATCAGGTTGAAGTAACTTTGGGCAGTGATAAAACCGCTTCAAACGTTACTATCAAAGCAGAATCAAGACGATTAATGCTCAAAGAACTTGCCCTCAAAAAAGGCGAAAAAATCACCAAAATATTTAATGTAAATATTCGATCCATCAGAATAGATGATGCAAACAGCATGAACATTAAAGACAGAGAAAAAGACGATTTGAACTGGGATGACAAATTGACTTTGGAGTTTTTGGGAAATGTTTCTGTACAAAGTATCAAAATCACTGCTGTAAATAATCTGACCGTTGTTTATCTCGCCGGAGATTCAACCGTTACTGATCAGGATATTGAACCCTGGGCGTCTTGGGGACAATTCATCACCAACTATTTTGACAAAAATGTATCAATTGCCAATTATGCCGTTTCCGGTTCGGCGTTGAGTTCCTTTAAAGGCTCCAACAGATTAAAAAAAATCATGTCTGTCATAAAACCCGGAGATTATTTGATGGTTGAGTTTGCTCACAATGACGAAAAAATAAAAGGCGAAGAGAACGGCCCTTGGAAATCCTATTCTGATTTACTTACCGAGTATATTCAGTTGGCCAAAGCAAAAGGAGCTTTTCCTATTTTAGTTACGCCCACGCAACGTCGCGCTTTCAATAGCGACGGAACCCTAAAACCAACACATGGCGATTTTCCCGATGCCATGCGTGCCGTTGCAAAAAAAATGAATGTGCCCCTTATTGACATTACTCAAATGACAACTACATTGTACGAAAAATGGGGTGATGAACCTTCAAGAAAAGCTTTTGTTCAATATCCTGCGAACACTTTTCCGGGTCAGGAAAAAACATTGGAAGACAATACTCACTTCAATAGTTTTGGTGCCAATGAAATTGCGCTTTGCGTGACCAAAGGAATCCGTGATCTGGACATTCCTCTGAAAAAGTTTCTAACCAATGAAACGTCTCTTTACAATCCGCAAAACCCAAATTACATTTCAAACTGGACACTGCCAATGAGTACCCGTTTTG